A region of Alphaproteobacteria bacterium DNA encodes the following proteins:
- a CDS encoding 2-oxoacid:acceptor oxidoreductase subunit alpha, whose translation MATGLPAKDSLSVAITGSGGAGSITAGGLLLQAAARAGWYGILTRAVGPQIRGGEAAALVRLSTRPVAAVDDSFDLLFALDWLNIERFAAEIPLRPDSLILSDAGAGDVPAALAESGAASHRIENAALLEAIPGGRANMLALGAVAALVGLPDTALDPVIEAALARKGGDAVLASIAACRAGRSAVTDIRTGWHLDAPAPAADGRWIISGNEAAGLGATRGGVRFVAAYPITPATEILEWLAPALTKVGGTLFQAEDELASINMIIGASYGGVPALTATSGPGLALMTESIGLAIAAEVPIVVIDVMRGGPSTGIPTKSEQSDLNIAVYGLHGDAPHLVVAPTSVGDCLFTTQWAVHLAEAMQVPAIVLSDQFIGQARAVIDRPADLAFIARRDTVAAPAETYQRYAITASGVSPMVVPGTAGGQYTADGLEHAPRGTPSTRAEDHADQLAKRERKVAAFDYGDHWADIEGSGDVAVITWGSSTGPVREALARARDHGLDARLIALRLLAPAQPDRLAAALDGVSRVLIVEQTYSGQFHRYLRAHYDLPGTVDLFHRPGPLPIRPGEIVDRIVKES comes from the coding sequence ATGGCCACCGGTTTACCAGCAAAGGACAGCCTGTCGGTCGCCATAACCGGCAGCGGCGGCGCCGGATCCATCACCGCCGGCGGCCTCCTCCTCCAGGCCGCCGCCCGGGCCGGGTGGTACGGCATCCTGACCCGCGCCGTCGGCCCCCAGATCCGTGGCGGTGAGGCCGCGGCCTTGGTGCGTCTGTCGACGCGGCCGGTTGCCGCGGTCGACGATTCGTTCGACCTCCTCTTCGCCCTCGACTGGCTGAACATCGAACGCTTCGCGGCCGAAATTCCCCTTCGCCCGGACAGCTTGATCCTGAGCGACGCGGGCGCCGGCGACGTTCCCGCCGCGCTTGCCGAAAGCGGTGCCGCTTCGCACCGGATCGAGAACGCCGCTCTGCTCGAAGCGATCCCCGGCGGACGGGCCAACATGCTTGCCCTCGGCGCCGTCGCCGCGCTGGTCGGCCTGCCGGATACCGCGCTCGACCCGGTCATCGAAGCGGCCCTCGCCCGCAAGGGCGGCGATGCGGTGCTGGCTAGCATCGCGGCGTGTCGGGCGGGACGGAGCGCCGTCACCGATATTCGCACCGGCTGGCATCTCGACGCGCCGGCGCCGGCGGCCGATGGGCGCTGGATCATCAGCGGCAACGAGGCGGCCGGACTCGGCGCCACGCGCGGCGGTGTCCGATTCGTCGCCGCCTATCCGATCACACCGGCAACCGAGATTCTCGAGTGGCTGGCGCCCGCTTTGACCAAGGTCGGCGGAACCCTGTTCCAGGCCGAGGACGAGCTGGCATCGATCAACATGATCATCGGCGCGTCCTATGGCGGCGTCCCGGCGCTGACCGCCACCTCGGGCCCCGGCCTCGCATTGATGACCGAATCGATCGGCCTCGCCATCGCCGCCGAGGTTCCGATCGTCGTCATCGATGTGATGCGCGGCGGGCCGTCGACCGGCATTCCGACCAAGTCCGAGCAATCGGACCTCAACATCGCGGTCTACGGCCTTCACGGCGATGCGCCGCATCTGGTCGTCGCGCCGACCTCGGTCGGCGATTGCCTGTTCACGACCCAATGGGCGGTGCATCTGGCCGAGGCGATGCAGGTCCCGGCGATCGTCCTCAGCGACCAATTCATCGGCCAAGCCCGGGCGGTGATCGACCGTCCCGCCGACCTCGCCTTCATCGCCCGGCGCGATACGGTGGCCGCGCCGGCCGAGACCTACCAGCGTTATGCGATCACCGCATCCGGCGTGTCGCCAATGGTCGTGCCGGGCACCGCGGGCGGCCAGTACACCGCCGACGGCCTCGAACACGCGCCGCGCGGAACGCCGTCGACCCGTGCCGAGGACCATGCCGACCAGCTCGCCAAACGCGAGCGCAAAGTTGCGGCCTTCGATTACGGCGACCACTGGGCGGATATCGAAGGCTCGGGCGATGTTGCCGTCATCACCTGGGGATCGAGCACCGGTCCGGTCCGCGAAGCGCTGGCCCGCGCCCGCGACCATGGCCTTGACGCCCGCCTTATCGCGCTCCGCCTGCTGGCGCCGGCACAGCCCGATCGCCTCGCCGCGGCGCTCGACGGTGTTTCACGGGTGCTGATCGTCGAGCAGACCTATTCCGGTCAGTTCCACCGCTATCTCCGCGCCCATTACGACCTGCCCGGCACGGTCGACCTATTTCACCGCCCCGGCCCGCTGCCGATCCGGCCCGGCGAGATTGTCGATCGTATTGTGAAGGAGAGCTGA
- a CDS encoding ferritin family protein, which produces MNATATATGIATLPELLAHALAIEVEAEERYALLADQMEVHNNPQLATLFRKLSEIEGRHARQIEQRAAGLDLPEIAPWDYRWDDADSPESIDMTSLHYLMTPHHALRMALAAEERAARFFERLVETADNEDVKNLAAEFAEEERAHVNLVRELLARHPEPDSDWDEDMDPPVLQE; this is translated from the coding sequence GTGAACGCGACCGCAACGGCGACCGGCATCGCAACCCTGCCGGAACTGCTCGCCCATGCGCTGGCGATCGAGGTCGAGGCCGAGGAAAGATACGCCCTCCTCGCCGACCAGATGGAGGTCCACAACAATCCCCAATTGGCCACTTTGTTCCGCAAGCTTTCGGAAATCGAGGGACGGCACGCGCGCCAGATCGAACAGCGGGCAGCGGGCCTCGACCTGCCGGAGATCGCGCCCTGGGACTATCGATGGGACGACGCCGACAGCCCCGAATCGATCGACATGACGTCGCTTCATTATCTGATGACGCCCCATCACGCGCTCCGCATGGCGCTCGCCGCCGAGGAGCGCGCCGCCCGGTTCTTCGAGCGGCTGGTCGAAACCGCCGACAACGAGGACGTCAAGAACCTGGCCGCGGAATTCGCCGAAGAGGAGCGCGCCCATGTCAATCTCGTTCGCGAGCTTCTGGCCCGGCACCCGGAGCCTGATTCCGACTGGGACGAGGATATGGACCCCCCGGTGCTGCAGGAATAG
- a CDS encoding RidA family protein, translating into MMDVLMPEGWKAPIGYANGIAAPAGRMVFIAGQVGWNADQIFESQALAPQFDQALANVLTILREAGGGPEHICRMTAFCIDKPAYLAARPELGPIWAKHMGRHYPAMSMIFVADLLDSPGLIELEATAVVPF; encoded by the coding sequence GTGATGGATGTGCTGATGCCCGAAGGCTGGAAGGCACCGATCGGCTATGCCAACGGGATTGCCGCGCCGGCCGGACGCATGGTCTTCATCGCCGGCCAAGTCGGCTGGAACGCCGATCAGATATTCGAAAGCCAGGCGCTGGCGCCGCAATTCGACCAGGCGCTCGCCAATGTGCTGACCATCCTGCGGGAGGCCGGCGGCGGACCCGAACATATCTGCCGCATGACTGCGTTCTGCATCGACAAGCCGGCCTACCTCGCCGCCCGACCCGAACTCGGCCCCATTTGGGCCAAGCATATGGGCCGGCACTATCCGGCGATGAGCATGATCTTCGTTGCCGATCTGCTCGACAGTCCCGGCCTCATCGAGCTCGAGGCGACCGCCGTGGTGCCGTTCTAG
- a CDS encoding glycosyl transferase family protein, which yields MTKGGIAAIANENAVITTEATATTDHPFAGFLRTIGRGPKLSRPLTEDEAEQAMALILAGAVEPAQIGALFLLLRFRAETPAELAGFVRAARSTLPDRAGLTADLDWPSYADRHKQLPYFVLAALLLAESGVRVAMHGIASVGTATTPAVLSALGIAPSANLTDAARALDRDCFAYLPIEHLHPPLAGLFTLRPVLGVRSPANTFARDLNPLAAAAQIQGVFHPTYIPTHQDTVRLLGQPRAAIFKGGGGEAQRNPEKTCRVGRVDGDILGEEEWPAMTADRPHRWRDEDLDPGAVVELWRGTRHSAGPEAAIIGTAAIALRLLDPACDQQSALAKAEMLWRDRPKTKYGQPAGR from the coding sequence ATGACCAAGGGCGGCATTGCGGCGATAGCGAATGAAAATGCGGTCATTACCACCGAGGCTACCGCAACCACCGATCACCCCTTCGCGGGTTTCCTGCGCACGATCGGTCGCGGGCCGAAGCTCTCGCGGCCGCTGACCGAAGACGAGGCCGAGCAGGCCATGGCGCTGATACTCGCCGGTGCCGTCGAGCCGGCGCAAATCGGTGCCCTATTCCTGCTGTTGCGGTTCCGCGCCGAAACCCCTGCCGAACTCGCCGGGTTCGTCCGCGCCGCCCGCAGCACGCTGCCCGACCGGGCCGGCCTTACCGCCGACCTCGATTGGCCGTCCTATGCCGACCGCCACAAACAGCTCCCCTATTTCGTGCTGGCGGCTTTGCTGCTCGCCGAATCTGGCGTCCGCGTCGCCATGCACGGGATCGCGAGCGTCGGCACGGCGACCACACCGGCGGTCTTGTCGGCGCTCGGTATCGCGCCGTCGGCGAACCTGACCGATGCCGCCCGAGCCCTCGACCGGGATTGCTTCGCCTATCTTCCGATCGAGCACCTTCATCCGCCGCTGGCCGGCCTGTTTACGTTGCGCCCGGTGCTCGGCGTGCGCTCGCCCGCCAACACCTTTGCCCGCGACCTCAATCCGCTGGCCGCGGCAGCCCAGATCCAGGGCGTCTTCCATCCCACCTATATCCCGACCCACCAGGACACCGTGCGGCTGCTCGGCCAGCCGCGGGCGGCGATCTTCAAGGGCGGCGGCGGCGAAGCGCAACGCAACCCGGAGAAGACCTGCCGCGTCGGACGGGTCGACGGCGACATCCTGGGCGAGGAGGAATGGCCGGCGATGACCGCGGATCGGCCCCATCGCTGGCGCGACGAGGATTTGGACCCCGGCGCCGTCGTCGAGCTGTGGCGCGGCACCCGGCACAGCGCGGGGCCCGAGGCGGCCATCATCGGCACCGCGGCAATCGCGCTCCGTTTGCTCGATCCAGCGTGCGATCAGCAGTCGGCGCTGGCGAAAGCGGAAATGCTGTGGCGCGACCGGCCCAAGACCAAGTACGGCCAACCGGCCGGCCGATAA
- a CDS encoding cyclohexa-1,5-dienecarbonyl-CoA hydratase: protein MTAPLKVWLDRDGRLLRLRLDRPPANIIDAAMIGALAGALDEHLGNDGLAAVVLDAEGPHFSFGASIEEHLPADCAAMLHALHGLVLNMSASPIPILVAVQGQCLGGGLEVALAGHLMFVAPDAKLGQPEIRVGVFAPAASCLLPERAPRVVAEAMLLSGQSIDGDAAVRHGIANEVAAAPSDAALKWFDDNLAPLSASSLRHAVRAARVGYTERLAENIARVETLYLDSLMATRDAVAGLEAFLDKRPANWEHR from the coding sequence ATGACGGCCCCGCTCAAGGTCTGGCTCGACCGGGACGGCCGATTGCTGCGGCTGCGCCTCGATCGGCCGCCGGCCAATATCATCGATGCCGCCATGATCGGCGCCCTCGCCGGCGCCCTCGATGAACATCTCGGCAATGACGGTTTGGCGGCCGTGGTGCTCGATGCCGAAGGCCCGCATTTCAGCTTCGGCGCCAGCATCGAAGAACATTTGCCGGCGGACTGCGCCGCCATGCTGCATGCGTTGCATGGCTTGGTTCTAAATATGTCCGCGAGCCCGATCCCGATCCTGGTCGCGGTTCAGGGCCAATGTCTCGGCGGCGGGCTCGAGGTCGCGCTCGCCGGCCACCTCATGTTCGTCGCCCCCGATGCCAAGCTCGGTCAGCCCGAGATCCGCGTCGGCGTCTTCGCGCCGGCGGCGTCCTGTCTGTTGCCCGAGCGGGCGCCGCGGGTCGTCGCCGAGGCGATGCTGCTCTCCGGGCAAAGCATCGACGGCGATGCCGCCGTACGGCACGGGATCGCCAACGAAGTTGCGGCGGCCCCGTCCGATGCCGCATTGAAGTGGTTCGACGACAACCTGGCGCCGCTCAGCGCGAGCTCGCTGCGTCACGCCGTTCGTGCCGCGCGCGTCGGCTATACGGAGCGGCTGGCCGAAAATATCGCCCGGGTCGAAACCCTCTACCTCGACAGTCTTATGGCGACCCGCGACGCGGTCGCCGGCCTCGAAGCGTTTCTCGATAAACGCCCGGCCAATTGGGAGCACCGCTAA
- a CDS encoding 2-oxoacid:ferredoxin oxidoreductase subunit beta, with translation MAVPSPATKPKSSDYKSALKPVWCPGCGDYHVLLSVTKTFATLGLAPENVAVISGIGCSSRIPAYTNCYGFHGVHGRSLALATGLKVARPDLTVLVAGGDGDGFSIGGNHFLHACRRNIDITYLVMDNRVYGMTKGQPSPTTEPDWDSAFTPGGSGLSPFHPLVIALASGANFVARGFSGDPNTTSYLLAEAIRHPGFSFLQVLSPCVTFRPDEREWKDQVHPAVVEPTDDPARAARRIMTDDGYNVGILYRGNRRPYTAETTRQPVDTDALEREFAL, from the coding sequence ATGGCAGTCCCGTCACCGGCTACGAAGCCGAAATCGAGCGACTATAAATCGGCGCTCAAACCGGTTTGGTGCCCCGGCTGCGGCGACTACCACGTCCTGTTGTCGGTGACCAAGACCTTCGCCACCCTTGGCCTGGCGCCGGAAAACGTCGCGGTCATCTCCGGCATCGGTTGCTCTTCGCGAATCCCGGCCTATACCAACTGCTACGGCTTCCATGGTGTTCACGGCCGCTCGCTGGCGCTGGCCACCGGCCTCAAGGTCGCGCGGCCGGACCTGACCGTGCTGGTCGCCGGCGGCGATGGCGACGGCTTTTCGATCGGCGGCAATCATTTCCTCCACGCCTGCCGCCGCAACATCGACATCACCTATCTGGTCATGGACAACCGCGTCTACGGCATGACCAAGGGCCAGCCCTCGCCAACCACCGAACCCGACTGGGACAGCGCCTTCACGCCCGGCGGGTCCGGGCTGAGCCCCTTCCACCCCCTGGTCATCGCCCTCGCCTCCGGCGCCAATTTCGTCGCCCGCGGATTCTCCGGCGACCCCAACACGACGTCCTATCTGCTGGCCGAGGCGATACGGCATCCGGGCTTTTCCTTTCTCCAGGTGCTCAGCCCGTGCGTGACCTTCCGTCCCGATGAACGGGAGTGGAAGGACCAGGTTCATCCGGCGGTGGTCGAACCGACCGACGACCCGGCGCGGGCGGCGCGGCGAATCATGACCGATGACGGCTATAATGTCGGCATCCTCTATCGCGGCAATCGCCGGCCCTATACCGCCGAGACGACCCGGCAACCGGTCGACACGGACGCGCTCGAGCGGGAGTTCGCGCTGTGA
- a CDS encoding cytochrome c family protein, with translation MRFRNLVSLAIAAAFTVTAGQALAEGDAVKGKKVFNKCKTCHGFDPTKKKLGPHMQGIIDRTAGTVEGFKYSDAMKDSGIVWTEETIDAYIADPKDYVPGNKMALAKIKKPEDRANVIAYIIEQQTAE, from the coding sequence ATGCGATTTAGAAATCTCGTATCTTTGGCCATCGCCGCCGCTTTCACCGTCACCGCTGGCCAGGCGCTGGCCGAAGGCGATGCGGTAAAGGGCAAGAAGGTCTTCAACAAGTGCAAGACGTGCCACGGCTTCGACCCGACGAAAAAGAAGCTGGGTCCCCATATGCAGGGCATCATCGACCGCACCGCGGGCACGGTCGAGGGCTTCAAGTATTCGGATGCGATGAAGGATTCCGGGATCGTCTGGACCGAAGAGACAATCGACGCCTACATCGCCGACCCCAAGGACTATGTTCCCGGCAACAAGATGGCGCTGGCTAAGATCAAGAAGCCAGAGGACCGCGCCAACGTCATCGCCTATATCATCGAGCAGCAGACCGCCGAATAA
- the bcrC gene encoding benzoyl-CoA reductase subunit C has translation MSSTESIIARCQALFDDLDFTSAREWKAAEAGRRVVGYMPIYVPREIIHAGGMLPLGIVGGGEQLEVIHGDAYYQSYICRIPRSTIELGVSGRLDFVDGMLFPSICDVIRNLSGMWKLMFPEIYVRYFDVPQNYTDSIGGNYYRNELQELREGLEEMAGIKITDEALRRSIAIYNENRRLVRQVYEYRAKQPWKAPAAEVYLLMRAGLVLPVEEHSQMLQDWLAAVEAEDRPMRDNCRVVLTGLFCEQPPLNLIKSIELSGCYVVDDDLQLVTRWLTADVPQDGDPLENLALAFLHHSESTSAKYEPDEKEKGQYLVRTVQRTGAEGVIFASPSFCDPALLDRPMLQHVLKAANIPYIAFKYAENSGQMQPIREQAGTFADSIKLWSEA, from the coding sequence ATGTCCAGCACCGAAAGCATCATCGCCCGTTGTCAGGCCCTGTTCGACGATCTCGATTTCACGTCGGCGCGCGAGTGGAAGGCGGCCGAGGCGGGCCGCAGAGTGGTCGGCTACATGCCGATCTACGTGCCGCGGGAAATCATCCACGCCGGCGGGATGCTGCCGCTCGGCATCGTCGGCGGCGGCGAGCAGCTCGAGGTCATCCACGGCGACGCCTATTACCAGAGCTATATCTGCCGTATCCCGCGGTCGACCATCGAACTGGGCGTCAGCGGCCGGCTCGATTTCGTCGACGGCATGCTGTTCCCCAGCATCTGCGACGTCATCCGCAACCTGTCGGGGATGTGGAAGCTGATGTTCCCGGAGATCTATGTCCGCTACTTCGACGTGCCGCAGAATTATACCGATTCGATCGGCGGCAACTATTACCGCAACGAGCTGCAGGAGCTGCGCGAAGGCCTCGAGGAGATGGCCGGCATCAAGATCACCGATGAAGCGCTGCGGCGCTCGATCGCGATCTACAACGAGAACCGGCGGCTGGTGCGGCAGGTCTATGAGTACCGGGCCAAGCAGCCGTGGAAGGCGCCGGCGGCGGAGGTCTACCTGCTGATGCGCGCCGGTCTGGTCCTGCCGGTCGAGGAGCACAGCCAGATGCTCCAGGACTGGCTCGCCGCGGTCGAGGCCGAGGACCGGCCGATGCGCGACAATTGCCGCGTCGTGCTGACCGGCCTGTTCTGCGAGCAGCCGCCGCTCAACTTGATCAAGTCGATCGAGCTGTCGGGCTGCTATGTCGTCGACGACGATCTGCAACTGGTGACCCGGTGGCTGACCGCCGACGTGCCTCAGGACGGCGATCCGCTGGAGAATTTGGCGCTGGCCTTCCTGCACCATTCCGAATCGACCTCGGCCAAGTACGAGCCGGACGAGAAGGAAAAGGGCCAATACCTGGTCCGGACCGTCCAACGCACCGGCGCCGAGGGCGTCATCTTCGCCTCGCCCAGCTTCTGCGATCCGGCGCTTCTCGACCGGCCGATGCTGCAGCATGTGCTGAAGGCCGCCAACATCCCCTACATCGCGTTCAAGTACGCCGAGAACTCGGGCCAGATGCAGCCGATCCGCGAGCAGGCTGGCACATTCGCCGATTCGATCAAATTGTGGAGCGAAGCATGA
- a CDS encoding VOC family protein, giving the protein MTAQDTHHDRCIDYIELNVADIARSKDFYGSAFGWTFTDYGPTYCEFSDGHMKGGFDASGPVTLGGPLVVLYGSDLAELAGRVEAAGGEIVKPIFEFPGGRRFHFTDPDGYELAVWTES; this is encoded by the coding sequence ATGACCGCTCAAGACACGCATCACGATCGCTGTATCGACTACATCGAGCTCAATGTCGCGGATATCGCGCGATCGAAAGACTTCTACGGCTCGGCATTCGGCTGGACCTTCACCGACTATGGCCCGACCTATTGCGAATTTTCGGACGGCCACATGAAGGGCGGGTTCGACGCCAGCGGCCCGGTGACGCTCGGCGGGCCGTTGGTGGTTCTCTACGGCTCCGATTTGGCCGAACTCGCGGGCCGTGTCGAAGCCGCCGGCGGCGAGATCGTCAAGCCGATCTTCGAGTTTCCCGGCGGCCGCCGCTTCCATTTCACCGACCCCGACGGCTACGAGCTCGCGGTGTGGACCGAGAGCTAA
- the had gene encoding 6-hydroxycyclohex-1-ene-1-carbonyl-CoA dehydrogenase, which produces MSNDTYRWVMTAPGAPLERRTFDPGPLNPDEVVVEIAGCGVCHTDLGYYYDGVRLNHELPLALGHEISGRVVAAGGDAESWTDRAVIIPAVIPCGSCETCRRGHGTICPNQKMPGNDIQGGFASHIRVPSHGLCAVDEKRLAAAGLELADVSVIADAVTTPYQAVRQAEVHPGALAIVVGVGGVGGYTAQVAKAFGATVVAVDVDGAKLDALLNEGVATFTVNASELDGRAIKKAIQAFAAENNLPATEWIIFECSGSGAGQLTAYGLLNRGATLAVVGFTMDKIEIRLSNLMAFHARALGNWGCATELYPDALDLVLDGRVKLTPFIERRPLADINQVFQSVHNGEIARRVVLVPEA; this is translated from the coding sequence ATGTCGAATGATACTTATCGCTGGGTCATGACGGCACCGGGCGCGCCGCTCGAGCGGCGCACTTTCGATCCCGGCCCCCTCAACCCCGACGAGGTCGTCGTCGAGATCGCCGGCTGCGGCGTTTGCCACACGGATCTTGGCTACTACTATGACGGCGTTCGGCTCAACCACGAGCTGCCGCTCGCGCTCGGCCACGAGATCAGCGGCCGGGTCGTGGCCGCCGGCGGCGATGCGGAATCATGGACCGATCGCGCGGTGATCATACCCGCTGTGATTCCGTGCGGGTCGTGCGAAACCTGCCGTCGCGGGCATGGTACGATTTGCCCCAACCAGAAGATGCCCGGCAACGATATCCAGGGCGGCTTCGCCAGTCACATTCGCGTCCCCTCTCATGGTCTGTGCGCCGTCGACGAAAAGCGTCTCGCCGCCGCCGGGTTGGAACTGGCCGACGTTTCGGTCATCGCCGACGCCGTCACCACCCCCTATCAGGCGGTTCGTCAGGCCGAGGTCCATCCGGGCGCCCTGGCCATCGTCGTCGGCGTCGGCGGCGTTGGCGGCTACACGGCCCAAGTAGCCAAAGCTTTTGGCGCCACGGTGGTCGCCGTCGATGTCGACGGCGCCAAGCTCGATGCGCTCTTAAATGAGGGGGTCGCGACGTTCACCGTCAATGCGAGTGAGCTCGACGGTCGCGCGATCAAGAAGGCGATTCAAGCCTTCGCGGCGGAGAACAATTTGCCGGCGACCGAGTGGATCATTTTCGAATGTTCGGGATCCGGGGCCGGTCAGCTCACCGCCTATGGCCTTCTCAACAGGGGCGCCACGCTGGCCGTCGTTGGTTTCACCATGGACAAGATCGAGATCCGGCTGTCGAACCTGATGGCCTTCCACGCCCGCGCGCTCGGCAACTGGGGTTGCGCGACCGAGCTCTACCCCGACGCGCTCGACCTTGTTCTCGACGGCCGGGTCAAGCTCACCCCCTTCATCGAGCGGCGCCCGCTCGCCGACATCAACCAAGTCTTTCAATCCGTCCACAACGGTGAAATCGCGCGCCGTGTGGTGCTCGTCCCCGAAGCCTGA
- the oah gene encoding 6-oxocyclohex-1-ene-1-carbonyl-CoA hydratase: MTATLSEVIGNTAPDNLADHRLVGDRIGDNVLFEKRAAKTPDGRVAEGLFNAWITLDNPTQFNSYTTEMVKAVILAFREASVSRDVNAVVFTGSGHQAFCSGGNTKEYAEYYAGNPQEYRQYMRLFNDMVSAILGCDKPVICRVNGMRIGGGQEIGMACDFSIAQDLARFGQAGPKHGSAAIGGATDFLPLMIGCEQAMVSGVLCEPFSAHQAYRLGIIMDLVPALKIDGQFVANPTVVSDRMVDDFGRFVFGLPKTGDALAEGKALLKSGDVDLSLLDDRIEELCGKLLLTFPECMTKSLEELRKPKLDAWNRNKENSRAWLALNMMNEARTGFRAFNEGTKESGREIDFVALRQALARGTPWTPELIESLMPRTREAAE, translated from the coding sequence ATGACCGCCACACTCTCCGAAGTCATCGGCAATACCGCCCCCGACAACTTGGCTGATCATCGCCTGGTCGGTGATCGCATCGGCGATAATGTTCTGTTTGAGAAACGCGCCGCGAAGACGCCCGATGGACGGGTTGCCGAGGGCCTGTTCAATGCCTGGATCACGCTCGACAATCCGACCCAGTTCAATTCTTACACGACCGAGATGGTCAAGGCCGTGATCCTCGCCTTCCGCGAGGCGTCGGTGTCGCGCGACGTCAACGCCGTCGTCTTCACCGGCAGCGGCCACCAGGCCTTCTGCAGCGGCGGCAACACCAAGGAATACGCCGAATACTATGCCGGCAACCCGCAGGAATACCGGCAATATATGCGGCTTTTCAACGACATGGTGTCGGCCATACTCGGCTGCGACAAGCCGGTCATCTGCCGCGTCAACGGCATGCGCATCGGCGGCGGCCAGGAAATCGGCATGGCCTGCGATTTCTCGATCGCCCAGGATTTGGCCCGCTTCGGCCAAGCCGGACCGAAGCACGGGTCGGCGGCGATCGGCGGCGCGACCGATTTTCTGCCGCTGATGATCGGGTGCGAGCAGGCGATGGTATCCGGCGTTTTGTGCGAGCCGTTCTCGGCCCACCAGGCCTACCGCCTCGGCATCATCATGGACCTCGTTCCCGCGCTCAAGATCGACGGGCAGTTCGTCGCCAATCCGACCGTGGTCAGCGACCGCATGGTCGACGATTTCGGCCGCTTCGTCTTCGGTTTGCCGAAGACCGGTGACGCCCTGGCCGAGGGCAAGGCGCTCCTCAAATCCGGCGACGTCGACCTGTCGCTGCTCGACGACAGGATCGAGGAGCTTTGCGGCAAATTGCTGCTCACGTTCCCGGAATGCATGACCAAGTCCCTGGAAGAATTGCGCAAGCCCAAGCTCGATGCGTGGAACCGCAACAAGGAGAACTCCCGCGCCTGGCTTGCGCTCAACATGATGAACGAGGCGCGCACCGGGTTTCGCGCCTTCAACGAGGGTACCAAGGAAAGCGGGCGCGAGATCGATTTCGTCGCGCTTCGTCAGGCGCTGGCCCGCGGGACGCCGTGGACGCCGGAGCTGATCGAAAGCCTGATGCCGCGCACCCGAGAGGCCGCCGAATGA